Proteins from one Paenibacillus amylolyticus genomic window:
- a CDS encoding LysM peptidoglycan-binding domain-containing protein, with protein sequence MKIHMVKKGDTLYLLSQKYNVALDKLIAANPQITNPDKLDIGMKVKIPAEPVTPKPEGVLHSHKVQQGDSLWKLAQAWGVPLKDMINANPQLKNPNALLVGETVYIPSMHAQGNTSNSGAGNIAAHEKLSPEGKEYTGVKEPEPPAPVAPTPPEPVSEVPVPVPAPPSAKPEKPNVKPELEALPQLPELPEVKPEKETQKKEEAKPEVQVKPIAESNNYTMPNLSPEIMPLPVLPNTKSPTDVAPATKKPCGCGNKLHHAPAEHPYVQVPVPVQEVYGVQQDMYTAGASNNAPFPGLSEVSPYSGSEMTNSPWTGVEQSYNHNNVMPNLSAEMQNNAFPIAPVSEVNSPFPTYAAPGHMNQQPPFISPYSMLPYPPCGCGSHTHAPQYTYPSHGYQDPAWGMYGPSYGMPPEMSTSTMPNQPIEYAYQNPYPTQNLVPPSRLERLVRCILLKGKAQVAKRVGVKTLT encoded by the coding sequence GTGAAAATACACATGGTGAAAAAAGGCGACACATTATATCTGCTGTCCCAAAAATACAATGTTGCGCTGGACAAATTGATCGCGGCTAATCCGCAAATCACAAATCCCGACAAGCTGGATATTGGCATGAAGGTCAAAATCCCTGCCGAGCCAGTAACACCGAAGCCAGAAGGTGTGCTGCACAGTCACAAAGTTCAGCAAGGGGATTCGTTATGGAAGTTGGCACAAGCCTGGGGAGTTCCTTTAAAAGACATGATCAATGCCAATCCACAGTTGAAGAATCCGAATGCTCTTCTGGTAGGGGAAACGGTCTATATTCCTTCGATGCATGCACAAGGAAACACATCTAATTCGGGTGCTGGCAATATTGCTGCTCATGAAAAATTGTCACCTGAAGGTAAGGAATATACGGGAGTCAAAGAACCGGAACCACCGGCTCCAGTTGCACCAACTCCTCCTGAACCCGTATCAGAGGTTCCAGTCCCAGTACCTGCGCCACCGTCTGCTAAACCAGAAAAGCCGAATGTGAAGCCTGAATTAGAGGCACTGCCGCAGTTGCCAGAGCTTCCTGAAGTGAAACCCGAAAAGGAAACGCAAAAAAAGGAAGAGGCTAAACCTGAAGTTCAAGTTAAACCGATCGCAGAATCGAACAATTACACGATGCCTAATCTTTCACCTGAAATTATGCCTTTGCCTGTACTGCCCAATACAAAGTCTCCAACTGACGTTGCACCAGCAACGAAAAAGCCTTGTGGTTGTGGTAATAAGCTGCATCATGCGCCAGCGGAACATCCTTATGTTCAAGTCCCGGTTCCTGTACAAGAGGTATATGGTGTTCAGCAAGACATGTACACGGCAGGGGCGAGCAACAATGCGCCGTTCCCAGGGCTTTCGGAAGTTAGTCCTTATAGTGGCAGTGAAATGACTAATAGTCCGTGGACTGGTGTGGAGCAGAGTTATAATCACAATAACGTTATGCCAAATCTGTCCGCAGAGATGCAAAACAACGCATTTCCAATTGCTCCAGTTAGCGAAGTGAATAGCCCATTTCCAACGTATGCAGCACCTGGTCATATGAATCAGCAGCCGCCTTTCATATCGCCATACTCAATGCTTCCGTATCCTCCATGCGGATGTGGCTCACATACACATGCTCCTCAGTATACTTATCCTTCCCATGGTTATCAGGATCCGGCTTGGGGGATGTACGGTCCTTCGTATGGTATGCCACCTGAAATGTCTACATCGACGATGCCGAATCAGCCTATTGAGTATGCTTATCAAAATCCATACCCTACTCAGAACTTGGTCCCGCCGTCCCGCTTGGAGCGTTTGGTGAGATGTATCCTCCTCAAGGGCAAGGCACAGGTGGCAAAAAGGGTGGGCGTGAAGACGCTAACTTAA
- the queA gene encoding tRNA preQ1(34) S-adenosylmethionine ribosyltransferase-isomerase QueA, protein MNVNLYDFELPEQLIAQTPLLDRTASRLLTLNKDSGEINHQTFPNIIDFLEPGDTLILNDTRVLPARLFGTKEDTGAKAEVLLLKNVEGDKWEALVKPGKKLKAGSVIVFGDELKATIEEEGEMGARTLTFSYDGIFQEILDRLGEMPLPPYIKETLDDRERYQTVYAKHEGSAAAPTAGLHFTDELLDQIRAKGVNVAFITLHVGLGTFRPMSVDVVEDHVMHEEYYSLSQETADLINQTKENGHRVFAVGTTSCRTLETVGSKFENGLLQASSGWTSIFIYPGYSFKVIDGMLTNFHLPKSTLVMLVSALAGREHIMQAYKEAIQEQYRFFSFGDAMLIY, encoded by the coding sequence ATGAATGTGAACTTATATGATTTTGAATTACCAGAGCAATTGATTGCACAGACACCGCTGCTTGATCGCACGGCATCCCGGTTGCTTACTTTGAACAAAGATAGTGGTGAGATCAATCATCAAACGTTTCCTAATATTATCGATTTTCTGGAGCCTGGCGACACATTGATTCTGAATGATACACGTGTTCTTCCAGCCCGCCTGTTCGGTACAAAGGAAGATACCGGAGCAAAAGCAGAAGTGTTATTGCTTAAAAATGTAGAAGGCGACAAGTGGGAAGCACTGGTTAAGCCGGGGAAAAAGCTGAAAGCCGGTTCGGTGATCGTGTTCGGTGATGAACTGAAGGCAACCATTGAAGAAGAGGGCGAGATGGGGGCACGTACACTTACGTTTTCGTATGATGGAATCTTCCAGGAGATTCTGGACCGTCTGGGCGAGATGCCGTTGCCACCTTACATCAAAGAGACATTGGATGACCGTGAACGGTATCAGACCGTGTATGCCAAGCATGAAGGATCGGCGGCTGCACCCACAGCGGGATTACATTTTACAGATGAATTGTTGGATCAGATTCGTGCGAAGGGTGTTAACGTCGCTTTCATTACGCTTCACGTCGGATTGGGAACGTTCAGACCGATGTCGGTCGACGTGGTAGAAGATCATGTCATGCATGAGGAGTATTACTCCTTGTCACAAGAAACGGCAGATCTCATTAACCAGACCAAGGAGAATGGACACCGTGTGTTTGCAGTTGGGACAACGAGCTGCCGGACGTTGGAAACGGTAGGAAGCAAATTCGAGAATGGATTACTGCAAGCGAGCAGCGGATGGACCAGCATTTTCATCTATCCAGGTTATTCCTTCAAAGTGATTGATGGGATGCTTACGAATTTTCATCTCCCGAAATCCACGTTGGTTATGTTGGTTAGTGCACTTGCAGGCAGGGAACATATTATGCAGGCATATAAGGAAGCCATCCAAGAGCAATATCGGTTCTTCAGCTTCGGCGATGCCATGTTGATATATTAG
- the ruvC gene encoding crossover junction endodeoxyribonuclease RuvC yields the protein MRFLGIDPGIAIVGFGFVDKIGSKVVPVQYGCIQTEAHTPEEERLLHVYEGMVQLIDKYKPDAVALEKLFFNRNVTTAMSVSQARGVMVLAAAQKGLPIAEYTPMQIKQAVVGYGKAEKKQVQEMVKMFLRLQAVPKPDDVADALAVAVCHAHSYTLNSKLNEVLRK from the coding sequence TTGCGTTTTTTAGGAATTGACCCGGGGATTGCAATTGTTGGTTTTGGATTTGTGGATAAAATCGGCAGTAAGGTGGTACCCGTACAATATGGATGTATTCAGACGGAAGCTCATACCCCTGAAGAGGAACGTTTGCTTCATGTATATGAAGGTATGGTGCAATTAATTGATAAATACAAACCGGACGCAGTAGCGCTGGAGAAACTTTTTTTCAATCGGAACGTTACAACAGCAATGTCTGTCAGTCAGGCGAGAGGAGTCATGGTGCTCGCTGCTGCGCAGAAGGGTCTGCCTATTGCAGAGTATACGCCAATGCAGATCAAGCAGGCTGTTGTTGGGTACGGTAAGGCAGAGAAGAAGCAAGTACAGGAGATGGTCAAAATGTTCTTGCGCCTTCAAGCCGTTCCTAAACCGGATGACGTAGCTGATGCATTGGCTGTAGCCGTGTGCCACGCGCACTCCTATACATTAAATTCCAAGTTGAATGAGGTATTGCGAAAATGA
- a CDS encoding BofC C-terminal domain-containing protein has translation MNTFNMRKQLKRRWRRWKRTLWMTAALLAVTILAYSGLSISSAIERLLTTDFSEASSVMGPVTQETRSEQEIQALVEQLDSNPDHLTSVVLETQYICGVETEQLGKMARPQLKMLLTQHPEWDATVGTSNELHLKQRVDDLSPLCKQQAYISIDAVGNLNLYEGKPAEEKVIRTFFQLDVGTLESSLPEGVLEQLQQGIRIQDKDEYDSVISTFSDYAVDEDHHLIRNGG, from the coding sequence GTGAACACGTTTAACATGAGAAAACAATTGAAGAGACGCTGGCGACGGTGGAAACGAACGTTATGGATGACGGCGGCTTTGCTTGCAGTTACCATTTTGGCTTACAGTGGGCTATCTATTTCATCGGCGATTGAGCGTTTGCTGACAACGGATTTTAGTGAGGCAAGCAGTGTGATGGGACCTGTCACGCAGGAAACCAGATCTGAACAGGAGATTCAGGCGTTAGTAGAGCAGCTTGATTCTAATCCGGATCATTTAACAAGTGTGGTTCTGGAAACACAGTACATCTGCGGAGTTGAGACAGAGCAGCTAGGCAAGATGGCTAGACCGCAGTTGAAAATGCTGCTGACTCAACATCCGGAATGGGATGCTACCGTTGGAACATCAAATGAATTGCATTTAAAGCAACGTGTAGATGACCTTTCACCACTTTGTAAACAGCAGGCTTATATAAGTATAGATGCTGTAGGGAACCTTAATTTATATGAGGGTAAGCCAGCAGAAGAGAAGGTCATTCGTACGTTCTTCCAGTTGGATGTGGGGACGCTAGAGAGTTCTTTACCCGAAGGAGTGCTGGAACAATTGCAGCAGGGGATTCGGATTCAGGACAAGGATGAGTATGACAGTGTAATCTCTACGTTCAGTGACTATGCCGTGGATGAAGATCATCATTTAATCCGCAATGGCGGGTAA
- a CDS encoding SpoIID/LytB domain-containing protein has translation MGKAIRTKKWSRRLKVLAAALLTVGCLQVPAYAAGNDGQTIRVAMFANLGSTYKSTTPLITLESTGQWSIQSESGANVSLPAGQVRFSADGFRVKVMETADFKAASAAAKLLQATADKPLLFTATVNGNAIYQLYTGNYATEALAGQALTRVQKVTSAQLAGQKPVVTGSKRLSAGTYGSIQEAEAVQASLLSTGVTAYPVLQLSGGSQAYAVWVGEASTDAELSTLKKSVEAKAPGVSLTPVNNGAGLIIRQDAGLSTDTLKTAPHYTIAGTEAKALVQGNGNGIKVVERSQRTYRGDMEISIVSGDLALVNVVPLEQYLYSVVGAEVYSSWPAEALKVQAVAARSYALQQGDRFKIANVVDTTLSQAYNGIGSENDKVTSAVDATAGEVVKSGGKIIEAVFSSNAGGQTAHPSEVWNGGAGVFTNVDSSGDTSAQAGLHTWYHVLLSSGVSGYIREDNIKELTTKTNAGLAKVTVTAQNTNVRPIPLIQSTVEPVAKMNPGTEAVVLAKVAQSNDYAWVRGPFTSAQLVKSLQGKTTAAIPASISTLEVTKRGPSGRALEVTANGQAMTVKYADTYRSALGGLPSTLFDIAGTGSYTVLGVDGKTASKTGSNGASVLSSSGTGTSSGSALVVMSGDGQARAVTQGQTYMFIGQGNGHGLGLSQWGAKGMADEGYDYQAILKHYYQNATIVKE, from the coding sequence GTGGGAAAAGCAATACGAACGAAGAAGTGGAGTCGTCGATTGAAGGTACTGGCGGCAGCTCTTTTGACAGTGGGTTGTCTGCAAGTGCCTGCGTATGCAGCAGGAAATGATGGACAGACGATCCGGGTAGCCATGTTTGCGAATCTGGGCAGTACGTATAAATCAACTACACCACTTATTACGCTTGAATCGACGGGACAATGGAGTATCCAATCGGAGAGTGGTGCCAATGTAAGCCTTCCTGCAGGGCAAGTCCGTTTCAGTGCAGATGGATTCAGAGTGAAAGTGATGGAAACAGCGGATTTCAAGGCAGCATCTGCAGCAGCAAAATTGTTGCAGGCAACCGCGGATAAGCCGTTGCTGTTTACCGCAACTGTGAATGGAAATGCAATCTATCAGCTCTACACAGGCAACTATGCAACGGAGGCACTGGCTGGACAAGCTCTTACACGAGTACAAAAGGTTACATCAGCTCAATTGGCTGGTCAAAAGCCCGTTGTAACAGGAAGTAAGCGCCTGTCTGCCGGAACCTATGGTTCAATTCAGGAAGCAGAGGCAGTACAAGCCAGTCTTTTATCAACAGGAGTTACTGCCTATCCAGTCCTCCAACTGAGCGGGGGAAGTCAAGCCTATGCGGTATGGGTGGGTGAGGCTTCAACGGATGCAGAATTGTCCACATTGAAGAAAAGTGTGGAAGCCAAAGCTCCGGGAGTAAGCCTTACCCCTGTCAACAATGGTGCTGGGCTCATCATTCGCCAAGATGCCGGATTAAGTACGGATACACTCAAAACAGCTCCGCATTACACGATTGCAGGTACTGAAGCCAAAGCGTTGGTACAAGGAAATGGCAATGGGATCAAAGTAGTGGAGCGTTCGCAGCGGACGTATCGTGGAGACATGGAAATCAGCATCGTTAGCGGTGATCTGGCTTTGGTCAATGTCGTTCCACTTGAGCAATACCTGTACTCTGTCGTAGGTGCAGAGGTATATTCCTCCTGGCCTGCTGAGGCTCTGAAAGTTCAAGCCGTAGCTGCTCGATCCTATGCGCTTCAACAAGGGGATCGTTTCAAAATTGCCAATGTCGTCGATACGACACTCAGCCAAGCCTATAACGGGATTGGTTCGGAAAACGATAAAGTAACCAGTGCAGTGGATGCAACGGCTGGAGAAGTGGTCAAGAGCGGTGGTAAAATCATCGAAGCTGTATTCTCCTCCAATGCGGGCGGTCAGACGGCTCATCCTTCTGAGGTATGGAACGGCGGAGCAGGTGTGTTCACCAATGTAGATAGCTCTGGGGATACATCAGCCCAGGCAGGATTACATACGTGGTATCATGTGCTGCTCAGTTCAGGTGTCAGCGGGTACATTCGTGAGGATAACATCAAAGAATTAACGACCAAGACCAATGCTGGTCTGGCAAAAGTGACCGTAACGGCTCAGAATACCAATGTACGTCCCATTCCGTTAATTCAATCTACCGTGGAGCCAGTAGCCAAAATGAATCCAGGCACCGAAGCTGTTGTACTGGCAAAAGTGGCTCAATCCAATGACTATGCCTGGGTGAGAGGACCTTTCACGTCTGCCCAGTTGGTTAAATCCCTTCAGGGTAAAACGACAGCGGCTATTCCTGCTTCAATCTCAACCCTGGAAGTAACCAAGCGTGGACCTTCTGGAAGAGCACTTGAAGTCACTGCCAACGGACAGGCCATGACGGTGAAATATGCGGATACATACCGCTCTGCGCTCGGTGGATTACCGAGTACTCTATTTGATATTGCAGGGACCGGAAGTTATACTGTATTAGGCGTTGACGGCAAAACAGCTAGTAAAACCGGCTCAAATGGTGCCTCTGTTTTGTCTTCTTCTGGCACAGGAACATCATCCGGTAGTGCACTTGTAGTTATGAGTGGTGATGGTCAAGCGAGGGCGGTAACGCAAGGTCAGACTTACATGTTCATCGGTCAGGGCAATGGTCACGGATTGGGCTTGTCCCAATGGGGAGCCAAAGGCATGGCAGATGAAGGGTATGATTACCAGGCAATATTGAAACACTATTATCAAAATGCGACTATTGTTAAGGAATGA
- the ruvB gene encoding Holliday junction branch migration DNA helicase RuvB, with product MDDRIISANLMMEDQNVELSLRPRYLNEYIGQNQVKENLKIYIEAAKFRNEALDHVLLYGPPGLGKTTLANIIANELGVNLRTTSGPAIERPGDLAALLTNLQEGDVLFIDEIHRLHRTVEEVMYPAMEDSALDIMIGKGPSARSVRLDLPPFTLIGATTRAGLLSAPLRDRFGVISRLEFYTVDELAYIVSRSTEILGVEIVGDAAEEIALRSRGTPRIANRLLKRVRDFAQVRGDGIITQTLAEEALQRLQIDPRGLDEIDHKMLKSMINSFRGGPVGLDTIAATIGEESQTIEDVYEPYLLQIGMIQRTPRGRIVTDLAYHHLGLPVPPRDGK from the coding sequence ATGGATGATCGGATTATATCCGCGAACCTGATGATGGAGGACCAAAATGTTGAGTTGAGTCTTCGTCCCCGGTACTTGAATGAATATATCGGACAGAATCAGGTGAAGGAAAATTTAAAAATATATATTGAAGCTGCCAAATTCCGTAATGAGGCATTGGATCACGTTTTGTTATATGGCCCACCTGGACTGGGGAAAACAACACTTGCCAATATTATTGCGAATGAATTGGGCGTTAATTTACGAACTACGTCAGGCCCGGCCATTGAACGCCCGGGTGATCTTGCAGCGTTGTTGACCAATCTGCAGGAAGGTGATGTGCTGTTTATTGATGAGATTCATCGTTTGCATCGTACAGTTGAAGAAGTCATGTACCCTGCTATGGAAGATTCGGCACTAGATATCATGATTGGTAAAGGTCCAAGTGCTCGGTCTGTTCGGCTGGATCTGCCGCCATTCACTCTGATTGGGGCTACAACACGTGCTGGCTTGCTGTCTGCGCCACTTCGAGACCGGTTTGGTGTGATCAGTCGCTTGGAATTCTATACGGTTGATGAGCTGGCTTATATCGTCTCACGCTCTACCGAAATTTTGGGTGTGGAGATTGTGGGAGATGCTGCGGAAGAGATTGCATTGCGCTCGCGTGGGACACCGAGGATTGCGAACCGTTTGTTAAAACGAGTACGCGACTTTGCACAGGTGCGTGGTGATGGGATAATTACGCAGACACTGGCGGAAGAAGCATTGCAACGTCTCCAGATTGATCCACGTGGCTTGGATGAGATTGATCATAAGATGCTCAAATCGATGATCAACAGTTTCCGCGGAGGACCGGTAGGTTTGGATACCATTGCTGCTACAATCGGTGAAGAAAGTCAGACGATCGAGGATGTCTATGAACCCTATCTCCTTCAAATTGGTATGATTCAGCGTACACCAAGAGGGAGGATCGTAACAGATCTTGCCTATCATCACTTAGGTCTGCCTGTTCCACCAAGGGACGGGAAATGA
- a CDS encoding ACT domain-containing protein codes for MAERVTDHDNNYTRFVLIGHEPVDIPREPDHVKTSLLVTLPEDAPGALHQVLSAFAWRKLNLTRLESRPTKKRLGSYYFYIDVVETVDSVLLTAAMAEIEALNCQVRVLGSYPCFTYPSR; via the coding sequence ATGGCTGAACGGGTTACAGATCATGACAACAACTATACCCGGTTTGTACTCATCGGTCATGAACCTGTGGATATTCCTCGTGAACCGGATCATGTGAAAACCAGCTTGCTGGTGACATTGCCAGAAGATGCACCGGGGGCGTTGCATCAGGTATTGTCGGCTTTTGCCTGGCGGAAGCTGAATCTGACTCGTCTCGAATCTCGTCCAACGAAGAAACGATTGGGCAGTTACTATTTCTACATTGATGTTGTGGAAACGGTGGATTCGGTATTGCTCACCGCAGCGATGGCCGAGATTGAGGCGTTGAATTGTCAGGTGCGCGTTCTTGGCAGCTATCCTTGTTTTACATATCCTTCAAGGTAA